In Trifolium pratense cultivar HEN17-A07 linkage group LG7, ARS_RC_1.1, whole genome shotgun sequence, a genomic segment contains:
- the LOC123899586 gene encoding protein OVEREXPRESSOR OF CATIONIC PEROXIDASE 3-like, translating to MAVAIQCLSCARFVTVGGNRSYPLQRKPLLFSATLSSRSLNLHSSIVTASSKKKTNKKKSSHVTEGNDEEEDAFELLFKQLEEDLKNDDGGDDDDDDDITEEEMALFEHELEGLLGELDDDDDELSDSDSSETEADNDAEKTSADGNENSLKLRTWQLNKLARALKTGRRKISVKALAADVCLDRSLVLNLLRNPPPNLLMLSLSIPDEPTPSAIVPETTPGETLYKETSADHADHAESEPKSDLPIHTMQQNWSSRKRLKKAQLDTLERVYMRSKRPTNAMISSIVHVTNIPRKKVIKWFEDRRAEEGVPERRLPYQHSAHETG from the exons ATGGCGGTGGCGATTCAATGTCTATCGTGTGCTCGTTTCGTCACTGTCGGAGGAAACCGATCCTATCCACTACAACGAAAACCTCTTCTCTTCTCCGCCACTCTTTCTTCTCGCTCTCTGAACCTTCACTCCTCAATTGTCACTGCCTCTTCCAAAAAGAAAACCAACAAG aaAAAATCATCTCATGTTACCGAAGGGAACGATGAAGAGGAAGACGCGTTTGAGTTGCTCTTCAAGCAACTCGAAGAAGATCTCAAAAATGACGATGGCGGTGACGACGATGACGATGATGATATAACTGAAGAAGAAATGGCTTTATTTGAACATGAATTAGAAGGTCTGTTAGGTGaattagatgatgatgatgatgaattgtCGGACTCAGATAGCAGTGAAACAGAAGCTGATAATGATGCTGAAAAAACTAGTGCTGATGGAAATGAGAATTCACTGAAGCTTAGAACTTGGCAATTGAATAAATTGGCTAGAGCCTTGAAAACTGGACGCCGCAAAATAAGT GTAAAAGCCCTTGCTGCTGATGTCTGTCTGGATAGATCTCTCGTTCTTAATTTGCTCCGTAACCCTCCTCCGAATCTTCTGATGCTGAGCCTATCGATACCTGATGAACCCACACCATCAGCAATAGTACCTGAAACTACACCCGGGGAGACTCTTTATAAAGAAACAAGTGCAGACCATGCAGATCATGCAGAATCTGAGCCAAAGTCTGACTTACCTATTCATACCATGCAACAGAATTGGTCATCTCGAAAGAGATTGAAAAAGGCCCAACTTGACACTCTGGAGAGAGTTTACATGAGATCAAAGCGACCCACT AATGCAATGATAAGCAGTATCGTGCATGTTACAAACATTCCACGGAAAAAGGTTATTAAGTGGTTCGAAGACAGACGTGCTGAGGAGGGAGTTCCAGAACGCCGTCTTCCTTACCAGCACTCTGCTCATGAAACTGGTTGA